ATTTAAGTCAAAACATTACCATGATTTTATGTTTAGTTTGATATTAAAGAAAATTATGTCGCGACCCATTGTTATTAAATTGTTCTTCGTGGTTGGCGGTTAAGGCAGAAAATTCACGAAATTCATATCTAATTGCGACTTTGACGGTAAATTATCACACAGAAAGTTTGTGTTGTGGTCAGTTTGAACGCGTTGTTAAGTTTCTTCGGTAAAAATGTTGTAAACGTTAACGTTAGCGTATCGAACCTGTCTGTTGTCGACCATCCAACCTCCGTCTACGAACAACAGCACATTGTAGATTCTCTCTTTCACGTCTTCGGTCAGGACGTCCAGACGACATGACCACGCCCCCAGagacacctgacacacacacacacacttaatcaacactgtaaatcatttttaaaaacataaatgtaaaataatttaaacatttaaaatacctGGTATTCCTTCTCTCTCATCTCATTGGCTACTCTCTCTGTGAATTTGGCCTCGGGGGCGGGCGCAGGCTTCTGGGGGGCGGAGCTACTGTGGCTGAACCAGTCAGTGAATGCCTCATgagcttcctgtgtgtgtgtgtgtgtgaacatttaTATCAATGGTAACATAACAACACTGTGAGGATGATTTATACATGATTGCGTGAGAACAGACCAGGTAAGCTCTGATGCACAGGTGTTCTCTGATGGCGTTCTCGTCCTCGGCAGGTAACGTGTGCTGACCGACGCCTGCCCACTGACAACAAACCTCCTTCATggaatcttctggaactttagAGAACACAGCCTTCGCCGCGTCGTGTTTCTGTAAAGctgcggggggaaaaaaacaaacgccagaaataaacaaactgttcgaaaacaaaaaagatttaaaaaaaagagaaaaactgagAAAAATACCCAGAAACTTCCTCATGATGGCGTTAGACTGCTTCAGGGCTTCGGCGCGGTGGGCGGGGTCAAAGAGCAGCCAGTCGATGATGTCGATCTTCTTCTGGTCGTCCTGTTAAAGCACAGCATCactgtgactccgcccacaacAAACAACGTTTACCTGAGCTAACAGCGttaccagctactgcattctcAGTCCACTCTTGTCCAATCACAAGGCTCATTGTCccaggctcctccccctttaTAAACACCAGACTGTCTCTTGAATTGTTATGTTTACCGCCGTCGTTGCCATCTCCAGAGTGTGGTTGTGGTGAGTGAACTCCGGGTCGTCTCGCTCTCTCACCGTCtccaccaccagctttgttatCGCAGCCACATCcagacctacacacacacacacacttcagtttaCCTGCACTGACAccatcatcactgtgtgtgtgtgtgtgtgtgggggggggggtctcacCAGCCTCCGTGGCGAGCTGCAGGCAGCGTGGGCGGAGCTCCGTCTGAGTGACCGTCTCCAGAAAAGTGGCGTACTGGGCCGTGGACACTTCAGACGGTAACTGACCCACGTAACTGGCCACCAGGTCGGTCTGCTGGTCCCGGACCAGGAGGGAGACGTAGGACTTTAACACGTCCACACACACGTCCTCCtgagacagaggtcagaggtcagcgtctcaaaccacaaacaaaaaactctcATTTAAAATCGAACTTTAATTTAATCCTCATTCTTTATAATCTAATCTGAATCTCAATCTTAGTTTCATCCtcatattttccttttaaaaaataatcttatATCTAATTTGTCTAATCTGAAGCCTATTCTTTAGGCTTTTAACACTCATCCCTATAATCTAATCTGAAACCTCCTGTTATTACTCATCTTTATCATTGTCTTTTATAATCTAATCCtaatttcatcatcatttttataatctaatccagattttttttaataatacaatTGTAATCCAATCTTGATTTTTTTATCGTTATCTTTATAACCTAATCTGAACTTTATCTGCAATACTATTCCCATATTTACCTCAAATCCTGACCCGTACTTTAAATGTATTCTTGTGTTTTATAATCTAATCTTAATTTTATAATCTTTATCCTTACTTATTCTAACCTAATCTTAAAACTAAAATGGACTTGATTCTCATCTTTATCatagtatttttttataatctaATTTTAATCCCAATATTTATTTCTCATAATCTAATGTTAATCCACACTTTAAATGTATCCTTATGTTTTATGATCTAATCTTAATCCTAATCTcctctcagtcacacacacacggtcagatTTACCTTCAGAGCAAAACCCAAAGATCTGAAAAACAGAACCAGATGAGTCATGAAGCGAAGCAGGTGAGAGGGGAGGGGCTTAGAGGccttcagccaatcacagaacTCCTccatcagacctgacagagagAGCGAAATcaagggtcagaggtcagacgaTGACGTGGTgttagagaaagaaaaatgagatgCAAGGAGAGTTTTTACCGTCCAGGTCTCCAAGAACGATGAACTTCTGGATGACGTGGTAATGTTCTCTGGTCTCCTCCAACACtctctgcgcacacacacacacacgtcttcagtcatgtgactgtcaGGGTCACATGActgcgttgttgttgttcttgtctCACCTTAGATTCTGAAGCTTGAAGCTCCTCAAACACTTTCTCCATCGTCCAACTGAAGACAATGAAGACAACAGAGAAGATCGTTAGTGTCGACCTCGACAACATACAGCCCTAgtgatttaagtgtgtgtgtgtatgtgtcgtaCTTGGCCTCCAGGTATTCTCTCGGCAGCGTCTCCACCTCCTGGTGGGTCATCCCAGACGACATCAGATCCTTTTCCACCAGCGAGTCGACCATGACCCTGAAATAAGCCCACACACTGTCCTCCCACGactcacacactgccagcagctgacacacacacacacacacacgttagtcTACACACTAACCCTCAGCTGTTTCTTCAGTGTCAGAGTGAGCAGTTACCGGTTTGATGTTCCCACTCAGGCTGGCGTAGATCGCTCTCTCATATCTGTTCAACTGCTCCTGAAAAAACACGACAAAAGCAGCACGTCAacacacttgtttgtgttgagtCAGAAGAAGTGTTTGAATCATAATATCACCACAGAAAACTGTGAACAACAGTGTGAACGGTACTTTAAGAAACAGCAGAACAAGATGAtcgtgcttttattttgttaaaaagaaTGATCAGGCTTTAATCTATGTAATCTGCTCTTATTCTgaagttgatgatgatgatagcgTGTACCTCCTCAGCCATTCGCCAGCAGCAGGCTTTCCAGATGCCTCTCTGAGGGTTTCCCTCCACAGGCTGCAGCTCTAAActgcctgcacacacagacatggtgggaggtcagaggtcaatgatgaaaaaaacacacaacagatgtGATTTCAGTAAATGAACATGTTCTCAGCTTCGACAGGATGAAGGATTTCTTCTCTGCTATACATTCATTTCTAcgagaacatttttattttatatttattttatgattttcttCACCATTTTTTACTGAAAACGCTTTCAAACACCTCGGCGCTTACGTTTAAGAAGTGGGAGGTTACCTGAGTTCATGTTGGGATCATGATACAGTTTCCATCCTTCCAGAGTGGCAGCTCTCCAGGCCTGACCACAGCGTTTACACAGTCTCTgagcctgaacacacacacacacacacacacacacacacacacacacacgtttataaGAACAGACAGAATGCAGCTTCTCATTCTGGTGTAAAGGCCCTTTAAATCCTCTCTACCTCCTCAGTCATTCCTGCTCTGATCAGTGTGAACAGATTCTTCAGCAGCCGAGCGTCGTCCTCTCTGTCCAGGTCAGCCAGGGGGCGCTGCTGCCGCAGAGGAGCATCCGGGTCCTACACACACAATGTATGTTTTCATTAAGACTGGAGgtgaagaggtgtgtgtgtgtggtcatagAAACAGGCCTCACCAGTTCAGTGACCAGAGGGACAGTGAAGGCAGTTccgctcttcctcctcatcttcagaGCATGAAGTGTGTTctccctgaaacacacacacacacttaactttgtaacacacacattttacacacacacacacacttaactttgtaacacacacattttacacacacacttaactttgtaacacacacatcacacacattacacacatttcacacatttcacacacacacagttgttgacGTGTGAACTCACCAGCAGACGTTTTTGGCGTAATATTCTATGTTGTCAGAAAAATCTGCGATCTGATCCTTGGCGATGCACTCCAGCCAATCAACGACCAGCTGTGACACATTAACCGGACAATTATTGATCGATcgggaaatagaaaaaaaaagcagtcaaTGCAGTAAAGTGTGTGCGTTGTGGTCACCTGACTCTGTCGAATGACGGCATCACGCTGAAAAAGCTGCTCCACCACGACCTTCTCACTCTCACTTggaacctgaaaacacacactcttcagTTAGTACAGAAAATATGAGCTGATCACATACAGAATCAGTCACATATTGATCCAAATCAGCtagaaaaacaagaagaaagatctataaaataatctaaatatcACAAAATATGCAGTAATTCAATAAGCTGAGGACGTGATGGCTGCACGCGCTCCTGCTCGCttatttagttttgtttccGTGACTCACAGTCAAGTCTGCCATGATGTCATCTTCCAACGCTAACTGGACACGGTCCCTGCAGAGATAAACATGTGATCaatcagagacgaggacagagagacagacattttTGACGCCCGTGCAGACACTCACCTGTAGAGGGAGGTGATGAGTCTCCAGGTGttgttctcctgctgcagcagccagCGAACCCCTGCTGTCTTACTGTTCTGACCTGCTCTGAGGACGACAGACTGCAGCACGTCCACCTGAAGGACAGCGGTTCAGCCGTTTAACAGATACCTCAGACTCACACTGATGGTCTCGCAGattaaatgtagaaaaaaaaaatgtattaaaacctTATCCTGACACAGAGTCTGAAAATCCTCCAGCAGTTCAAACACTGCGGAGGACGCGTGCTTCAGGAAAGACGCCAGGAACTCTGGGAAGAGACTGGCAGCCGCTGAAGAGACGGGGAACACAGACCCGcagcgttaaaaaaaaaagcacgaGTGATgtaaagaggaagagggggtGCGTTTGTTTCACTCACCCGCTTCTCCTGGATCGTCCTCCTTCAGCAGAGCCGAGCTCAGGTTGGTGATGTCCTCGGTGAAGAAGCTGCTGTTTTCCACTCCAGACAGAGGAGACGGGTACAAGCTGTTAGTCCAGTCGCTGTCGTCCAGATTctacacaaacgcacacacgcaACAATAAGTCGTCAATTTTTTATCACAATTTACtgaagaattaaaacaaactatttTCATGAAGATCtatctcctcccccccccccccccgagtcatagtctgtttacatttttattatatctatGATCTGGTCTCAGATTTTGGATATCGTCATATCATGTTCTTACCAAACTGCCGACTGCATTCCTGGGTGTGTATCGAGGTGTTCGACCTCCTGGAGCCAAAATGGTGGAAACATCAGGAACTCTGGGAGTGACTGAGACAGAGACCACACCATATTTCAACGATTGAAAactggtttctgtgattttcctgcttcttaaatgtgaatattttctggtttctttgctccataaaacaagaaATCATTAACACTCAACCATTTTGACAACCTCATCATTCCAAGTTTGACAATTTTCAACATTGTATGACATCTtctgaaccaaacaactaattgatgatgaaaacaatcatcagcacgagcatctgtgtgtgtgtgtgtcataccaGCCTGTCTGAACAGTGAAGCAGGAGTGGCCCTCAGCAGAGGGCGGGCTGGTGTTACCGTAGAAA
This Solea solea chromosome 3, fSolSol10.1, whole genome shotgun sequence DNA region includes the following protein-coding sequences:
- the nup107 gene encoding nuclear pore complex protein Nup107, which codes for MDWGHSELPSPVVRDDEVTVAARRRRKKVAFPSLGSGSPVSTVTPARPLLRATPASLFRQAVTPRVPDVSTILAPGGRTPRYTPRNAVGSLNLDDSDWTNSLYPSPLSGVENSSFFTEDITNLSSALLKEDDPGEAAAASLFPEFLASFLKHASSAVFELLEDFQTLCQDKVDVLQSVVLRAGQNSKTAGVRWLLQQENNTWRLITSLYRDRVQLALEDDIMADLTVPSESEKVVVEQLFQRDAVIRQSQLVVDWLECIAKDQIADFSDNIEYYAKNVCWENTLHALKMRRKSGTAFTVPLVTELDPDAPLRQQRPLADLDREDDARLLKNLFTLIRAGMTEEAQRLCKRCGQAWRAATLEGWKLYHDPNMNSGSLELQPVEGNPQRGIWKACCWRMAEEEQLNRYERAIYASLSGNIKPLLAVCESWEDSVWAYFRVMVDSLVEKDLMSSGMTHQEVETLPREYLEANWTMEKVFEELQASESKRVLEETREHYHVIQKFIVLGDLDGLMEEFCDWLKASKPLPSHLLRFMTHLVLFFRSLGFALKEDVCVDVLKSYVSLLVRDQQTDLVASYVGQLPSEVSTAQYATFLETVTQTELRPRCLQLATEAGLDVAAITKLVVETVRERDDPEFTHHNHTLEMATTADDQKKIDIIDWLLFDPAHRAEALKQSNAIMRKFLALQKHDAAKAVFSKVPEDSMKEVCCQWAGVGQHTLPAEDENAIREHLCIRAYLEAHEAFTDWFSHSSSAPQKPAPAPEAKFTERVANEMREKEYQVSLGAWSCRLDVLTEDVKERIYNVLLFVDGGWMVDNRQDSEQDSERSHQMAALRSLCLPRLSFLLLSVLQNSSRHQEALRLADIVSSDQHRLYQVFSKDELRRFLLKLRESSLALLDRGLDPLGYELQP